The sequence TTATTAATTTCAAATAATTATAGGCTATGAACAGAGAACAAGAAGAATCCAGAACAAGGGAGGGGTTTCTTATCCACAGGATTTAAGAGCAGTTGGACCACTGGCTCTTGAAGACCTTACAAATTGGGACGCCTGACCCCTCTCACGTGCTGACAACACGACTGAAAGGCACGAAGGTTCAGTCTTGGACCCAAGAGGCACATGTTACGGTTCCTGAAGGCTCCACACTTGAAAGACCGAACTTTACCCCGATACCCTGCCGGTGCATGGTCGCCTGCACAGCAAGGAACAGGATCATGGACAGCGTTCTACCTCCCGTAGCACTGGACGAACTTTCCGTCCTCAGCCGCCGCGCCGCCACCGTGATCGAGCGGCTGCGCGAGCGGGTCTTCGCCCCCGGCACGCAGAAGCAGCTGGACTTGCGCTTCAATGTCCGCACCGCAGCCGAGATGGTCGGGCGGTCCGAAAAGGCGATCCGCGATGCCGAGGGCGACGGCCGCCTGCCATCCCCCGACAAGGACGAGGACACCGGCCGTCGCCGCGGCTATTCGCTGGCCGACATCGCCCGGATGCGCGAGGTCTTCGGCACCCTGCCGCATCGCGCCCCCGACGACCCGCCGCTGGTCCTGGCCGTGCAGAACTTCAAGGGCGGCGTGGGGAAATCTACGGTCGTCACCCATCTGGCGCAGTATTTCGCGCTCAAGGGCTATCGCGTCTGCATCATTGACTGCGACAGCCAGGCCTCCAGCACCGCCGTCTTCGGGCTGAACCCCGACGTGGACGTGGATGAGGAGGAAGACACGCTTTATCCCTTCCTGCGCCATGGCGGCCCCAAGACGCTGCATTACGCGCTGCGCGCGACCTACTGGCCGGGGATCGCGATCATCCCGGCGAACCTTGGCCTTTACGATGCGGAATATGAATTCGCGGCCCGGATGGCGCGTGACCCGGCCTTCATCCTCGACCGGTTGCGCGAAGGGGTCGACAGCATCGCGGACCAGTTCGATATCATCCTGCTGGATCCGCCGCCTGCCCTTGGGATGCTGTCCTTGTCGGTGCTGCGCGCGGCGAACGCGCTCTTGGTGCCTGCGCCGCCGAACAACATCGACTTCGCCTCGACCGCGCATTTCCTCAAGATGCTAGAGGCGACGCTGGCGGAACTCTCGCGCCACGGGGGCGAGCGGCAGTACAGCTTCGTCAAGATCCTGACCTCGAAGATGAACGAGCAGAAATCGGCGCATCAGGCGATCAAGCGGATGATGGACGCGGTCTTTGCGCAGGACATGCTGATGGCGGTGCTGAAGGACAGCGCCGAGATCGACAACGCCAGCGCCAACCTGATGACGGTCTATGAAATGACCGGCGCGGCCACGCGGACCGAGACGCACAAGCGCTGCCGTGCTTATCTGGACGCCGTAGGGCGCGAGGTCGAGTTGCTGGCCCGCAAGACCTGGCCCAGCCACCACCGCGATCTGCGCAAGGAGGGACTGCTGTGAGCAAGCGCCACGACGCGATCTTCGACGACCTGCTGCGTGACATGGATGACCCGGCTCCCACCGCGGAAAAGGGCGGGACCCGTTTCCTCAAGCGCTCGAACGCGCTGGCCGATAGCGGCACGCGCGAGGAAAAGGTGCTGCGCTGGGTCGATCCCGCCACCTGCGTGATGTGGGAACGCCACAACCGCGCCTATGACCTGCTGAACGAAACCAACTGCCGCGAGCTGATAGACAGCATCCGCGCGCAGGGGCAGCAGGAGTTCCCGGCCATCGTCCGCCGCCGTTCGGGCGACGGCGCGGAATACGAGGTGATCTGTGGCGCCCGCCGACATTTCGCGATCTCGTGGCTCAGGGCCAACAACTATCCGCAGTTCCGCTATCTGGTCGAGGTCCGCGATCTGACCGACGAGGAAGCCTTTCGCCTCGCCGACATCGAGAACCGGGACCGTGCGGACCTGTCGGATTACGAACGCGCCCGTGACTACGCCCGCGCCTTGGATCTTTACTACGGCGGCAAGCAGAAGGCGATGGCGGCGCGGCTGGAGGTCTCGGAGGCGTGGTTGTCGCGCTATCTGTATCTTGCCCGGCTGCCCGAGGTCGTTGTCCGCGCCTGGCCGCAGATCACCGATCTGAAAGAACTGCACGCCCGCACGCTGCGGCCCCTGCTTTCGGATGCCGAAGACCGCGTGCTGGCCGAGGCCACGGCAATCGCCGCCGAACAGGATCGGGCGCGGGCCGGGCAGGGGGCCCCTGTCCCCGTTCCCCGCGTCCTCGCACGGCTGAAGGCGGCAACGGCGCCTGCCGCCAAGGTCGCGGCCCCATCGGCCAAGCTGCGGGTCCGTGAGCGGGGGCGTGAGGTGACACTGCAGTTCGATCGCGACATCGACGAGCCGACCTTGCGGGCGGAACTCGACCGCTTCCTTGCCGAAAGGTTCGGCTGACGGGAAATTGCCAACTGGCAACGCCGCTTCCCGACTGGAAATTGCCAATTGGCAATTTGTTAAACCGCTGTGAATGAAGGCATTTCCTTTAGCTTGCACAAGCCCTGACAAGGCATTACCCTTGGTAATACTGGCAGGGGGAACCATCATGCGCATCACCATCAAGGGTCAGGTCACGATTCCGCAGCCGATCAGGGAGGCCGCAGGCTTCCATCCGGGAACCGAGGTCGATTTTCTGATGGGCGATGACGGGCTGGTGCGGGTGATCCCTTCCGACCGGCTGCGCGAGGACCGGGGGCAGGCGGTGCGCCAAGCCATCGCCCGGCTCAGGGGCAGCGCCGATGCGGGGATGACAACGGACGAGATCATGGCCCTGACCCGCGGATGACGCCGGTCCTGGTCGATTCCAACATCCTGATCGACATCGCCACCGACGATCCCCAATGGGCCGCATGGTCGGCCGGGGCGCTGGCGCGGGAAGGGCAGGGGGCGCGGCTGGTCATCAACCCGCTGATCTATGCCGAGGTTTCGGTGGCCCATAGCCGCATCGAGACGCTGGACGCGGCCTTGCCCGAAGAGGTCTTCGCCCGCGAACCCCTGCCTTGGGCGGCGGGCTTCCTTGCCGGCAAGGTCTTTGTCGCCTACCGCCGCCGGGGCGGTGCCCGGCGCTCTCCGCTGCCGGATTTCTACATCGGCGCCCATGCCGCCATCCGGGGCTACCGCCTGCTGACCCGCGACCGCAGTCGCTATGCGGGCTATTTCCCCAAGGTCGAACTGATCGCGCCCGAAGACCCGTGACCTGCCGGAAAGGCGGAAAGCCGTCGCGCATCCCGGGAAGGAGGCCTTCCTGCGGCTGCAGGGGCAGGGCGCCTTGCCTCAGCCGTCGAAGCTCCAGCCGAAGCGGGCGATGTCCTCGGCCGCCGCCGCCGCAATGAGCGCGCGGGTTTCGGCGTCATGGCTGCCGCGCCAGTCCACGCCGGGCGGACCCGAGGCATTGCTGCGCGGCAGGGGGCCGGGCGGAAAGCCCAGGTGCGCTTCCAGTTCGGCCAGGCCGGGGCCGGGGTCGTCCAGCCGCAGGATCAGGGCGGGATGTTCCTGCCCCCGTGCGTCGGTCAGGTAATGCCGGACCGGCACCGCCATGTGCGACAGGATCAGCGGCTGGCGCAGGAAATCGGGAAAATCGAGCGCCTTGGCCAGCGTCACGGCCGGGTTCTCGAAGCTCTGCAGCCGCAGCCAGCGGTGGTAGCTGACCGCCCGCGCCCAGGGGTTGCGCGCCAGCGTGACCAGCAGGTAGCCGGAAAAGATCGCCGGATCGACCAGCCCCTCGATGTCGGCGAGGGTCGAATGCTTCCACAACCGCCCGCGGGCGGCCACGCCCCTGACCCGCCGCCGCCGCTTCAGGCCCTTCGGAGTGTCCGACAGCACGATGTCCTGCGGCCCGAGCCGGCGTTCCAGCGCAAGCGTCAGCGAGGTGCCCCCGGTCTTGGGGATATGGACGAACACATAGCGGTGCCGGTGAGAGATGATCATGCGCTGCCCTCGGGCCGGGGCCGGATCGCCCCGCCGCCGGTCTGCCGGACGCGGGCGGCGCAAGGCAAGCCCCGGCTCAGGGCCGGGCGTCGCGCTGCCCGGCCAGGTGCCGGCGGTCGTCGAGGCTTGACAGCACCACTGCCAGGCAGATGCCGATCGTCGCGCCCAGCAGGGTGTCCAGCACCCGCTCGGGTGCCATGGCAGCCCCGGCAGCATGGGGGGCGGCCAGATGGGTCATCAGCAGCGCCATGGGCGTGACCAGCACCTGCCCCAGCCCGTAATTCGCGCCGATGACCACCTCGGTCACGAACTGCAGCAGGACCAGCGCCGCGATGACCGCCCAGGCCGTGGGGTTCTGGATCAGGAAGGCCCAGGCCAGCAGCGCCCCCGCCACCGTGCCCGCCATCCGCTGCAGCGCCCGGTTCATGCTGATATGCAGATGGGTGCCCTGCATGACCGCCAGCGTCCCCATCGCGGCCCAGGCTGGATGGTTCGCGCCAAGGGCATGGCTGGCGTAAGCCGCCAGTGCCGTGCCCGCGGTGATGCGCGCCGCAGCCATCAGCCGGTGCGGCAAAGGCCGCGCCGGCTCGGCCGGAAAGGGCCGGCCGGGGCGGGGCGGGTGGCGCAGCGCCTCGCTGGCCGCGCAGACCGCCCATGAGAAGGCGGCGGCGGCCGCGGTCGCGGCGGTGCGTTCCAGCACCTGCGCCAGCGTCAGGCTGTCGGCCATCGAGGCGCCCACGGCAAAGACGAAGATCAGCGGCCCCGGCGCCCCGAAGCGGCCGGTCACGCAGACAAGGAAGAAGAACCCGCAGGCGAAGGCCAGAAGCGCAAGCTGGCCCGCGGCGGAGGCCCCGAGCCAGACGGCCATCGACATCCCGAAGACCGCGAGGCTCTGCCACAGGGCGCATTGCAGCAGGATCGGGTTGCGGCTGCGCGGCGGGGCGAAGCGGCCGAACAGGGCGACCAGCACCCCCAGCGCGACAAAGCCGATCAGGTGCGGCCAGGGCGAGACAAGGGTGAGGGGCAGGGCGATCGCCGCCGCGACCGCCGCCTGCAGCCCGGCCAGCGCCGCGTTGCGCAGCGACGGCTGCGGCGACAGCGTCAGGCTGCCGCGAAGATTGCGGGGATGCAGCAGGTGCCGCATGACCTGCCGGCGGCTTGGAGGGCGGCGGCTCATTCGGCGGCGTCCTTGGTCCCGGCGCGTTCAAGGGTCGTAATGCGCCGTTCGATGGTTTCCAGATGGGCCAGCATGGCGGCGATCTCGGGGTCCGACAGGTCCGCCAGCATGGCTTCCTCGGCTTTGGCCAGTTCGCGCCGGATACCGGCCAGCCGCTGCTCGCCGCGCCTGGTCAGGTGGACCAGCCGGGCCCGGCCATCGGTCTCGTCCCGGCGCCTTTCGACCAGTCCTTCGCGCGACAGGATGTCGATCACCCGCACGAGGCTGGACCCATCGACGCCGACCCGCGCCGCAAGGTCTTTCTGGGTGATGCCGCCGCCGCTTTCCTTCAGATGCACCAGCGGCACCCAGGTGGCGTCGGTCAGCCCCACCTGTGCAAGCCGGGCATCCAGCACCCGGCGCCACCGCCGGGCGAGCAGCGAGAAACGAAGCCCGAAGCGGGCACGAAGGGCAAGAGGGTCGGACATGGCCTGAAATATAGTTTGAAGGTCAAATCAAATCAAGACCGACGAATCGCCGCACCAGTCCGCAGGAGCTTGCGCGCGGCCGGACCAATGGTCTTCACACCTGATGAATGGCAAGATGTTTTTACATATCCTGTCCCTGCCTTGCCGTCTGCCTCGTCCCGGCCCGTCCGGCCGGGGGGAGGAAAAGGCAATCACATCGGGGAGGATGTAATTTGCTGGCTGGACTCGGAAAGCTCGTGATCGCGGCCGCTATCCTGCTGGGGCGGGGCCGGCGATGGTGCAGGGGATGACGGTCAGGATCGGCGTCCTGAACGACCTGTTGGGCATCTTCCGGTTGCAACACTTGCTTGTCTTGATCGCAGCCGGTCAGTCCTCATCCGCCCCCGCCCCGTGCGCGCTCCAGCGCGACGAAATTCTGCCGCAGGTTTTCAAGATGATGCATCGCGGCGTTGGTATCGGGATTCGAGAAGCCCGCCAGCGCGGCCGCGTGGAAGGCGTTGATCCGCGGCTGCATGGCGGCCCATCTCTGCCGCCCTTCCCGGGTCATGCGAATCAAGCGGGACCGCTTGCCGCGCTTGTCCACCGTGCGGGTGATGAGGCCGCGGGCTTCCAGCCGCGACAGCATCCCCGTCAGGTTCTGGCGGCTGACCATCAGCAGCCCGGCAAGATCGCCCACCGGGATGCCGCCCTGGCTGCGCGGACCGGCCAGGGCGCCGAGGATCGCCCATTGCCGAGTGGTGACGCCATGATCCGCGAGCGCGCGGCTGCCGGTCTTGTTCAGCAGGTTCGCGGTCTGGCAGAGCCGGCAGAACGGCCGGTTCCGCAACCCTGCGGTCAGCGCGTCGATGGCGGTATTCTTCGGGGTGGTCGGGGCAGGGCGGATGGTCGGCGTGGTGTCCGACGCCGCTCGCCTGGGGTCTTCGGCTGTCCCGAGGACCTGCCGGGCGCGATCCTGTTCTTCGCCTCCGGCGACGCCTTTCACCGGACAGGTGATCTCGGTGTCCGGCGGCCTGACGATGCACGGCTGAAAAGGAACCATCATGACCGACATGACCTATGAAGACATCCTGTTCGACAAGACGCACGGGGTCGCCACCATCACCATCAACCGCCCCGACAAGATGAACGCCTTTCGCGGCCGGACGGTCGAGGAAATCATCCACGCCTTCAACCGCGCCGGATGGGACCGCGAGGTGGGCGTGATCGTGCTGACAGGCGCGGGTGAACGCGCCTTCTGCAGCGGCGGCGACCAGTCCGCGCACGAAGGGCAATATGACGGGCGCGGCACCATCGGCCTGCCCATGGAGGACCTGCATTCCATCATCCGCGACGTGCCTAAGCCCGTGATCGCCAAGGTGCGCGGCTATGCCATCGGCGGCGGCAACGTGCTTTGCACCATCTGCGACTTCACCATCGCGGGTGAAAGCGCGCAGTTCGGGCAGGTCGGCCCCAGGGTCGGATCCGTCGATCCGGGCTATGGCACCGCCTTTCTCGCCCGCGTCGTGGGCGAGAAGAAGGCGCGCGAGATGTGGTATCTGTGCCGCCGCTACAAGGCGCATCAGGCGCTGGAGATGGGCCTTGTCAACGCCGTCGTTCCCGACGACCAGCTTGACGCCGAGGTCGATCGCTGGTGCGCCGAGATCCTGGAAAAATCGCCCACCGCCATCGCCATCGCCAAGCGGTCCTTCAACATGGACACCGAACACCAGCGCGGCATCGCGGGCATGGGGATGTATGCGCTGAGCCTGTATTACGACACCGACGAGGCGAAGGAGGGCGGCCTCGCCTTCAAGGAAAAGCGCAAGCCGGACTTCCGCAAGCACTACATGCGCAGGGGCTGAATCCTGCGGGGGCCGTCCCGCCGGGCGGCCCCCCTTTCCGATCTGCCAAGGAAAAGGCATCATGTCCGGGACCGTTTTCGACGCCGCGGAACTGGACCGGATCCGTGGACTGACGCGGCTCGGCGTCGGGCGCAACGACGTAGTGACCTGCCAGTTGCCCGACAGCTGGCAGTTCGTCGTGACCTATCCCGGCTGCGCGCGGATCGGCGTGGTGTTCAACCCGGTGATGCCGATCTTCCGCGAGCATGAACTGTCCTTGATGCTGGGCCACCGCGAGTCCAAGGTCTTCATCGTTCCCAAGGACTTCGCAACTTCGACCACGAGGCGATGGCCGAGGGGATGAAGCCCCAGCTTCCCGACCTGCGCCATGTCGTCGTCAACAAGGCCGATGGCGAGAACACCTTCGACAAGCTGCTCGCCAACCCCGGTTCCGACGACCCCGACCTGCAGCGGATCGTGAGTGCCAGCCATCCCGGCCCCGATGACGCGAACCAGGTGATTTACATCAGCCGCACGACCGGGGAATCCAAGGGGGTGATGCACACCTCGAACACCATGTATCCGAACCTCATCCCCTGTCCGGAACGGCCGGGGCTGACAGGCCGGGAGGCGATCGCCATGGCCGCGCCCATGGACCACCAGACCGGCTTCCGGCATGGCCTTCTGATGCCGATCTGCCTCGGGGCGCGGTTCATCCTGTTCGATATGTGGGACAAGCGGCTGAAGCGGCGGATGGTGCAGGACGAGGGCATCGCCTTCACCATGGCCTCGACCCACCGCCTCGGGCAAGATCCAGAAATTCGCGCTGTGCAGGATGCTGCGCGAGGAGATGGACTGGCCTGCCCGCCGCATTGCCGTCGTGACCGGCCTTTGGGCCGAACCGTCATCGGCCGGCTGGTCGCGGACGGGACCGCGGGACGGCGCTGGCCGACATCCCGGGGCGGCGGCTCGACGAGACCCTGGCCGCGCGGGCGCTGGGTCCGGTGGACATCCTTGTCAACCTCGTGGGCGGGCTGCGCTTGCCCCCGGCTCTACACGCCCTTTCTGGACATGACCGGGAAGCAGTGGCGCGCCACCATGGACCTGATGGGGGGCTTTCACCTGTTCCGCGCCTTTGCGCCAGGGATGCTGAAACGCGGCTGGGGCCGGATCGTCAACGTGGCCCGCATCGGTCATGGCGGCGGGGCAGGGCGGGCCTTTGCCGCAGGCCCCGATGCGGCGCCGGTTTCCCCGCATCCAGCCCTGGGTTGCCAGGATCGGCAACATCGCGCTTTATCTGACGATCGGCACGACCATCCTCGGCAACCTGCCCGAGGTCATGGGCATGGTCGGCGAGGGTGCGATGCTGATGGGGCTGGTCTTCATCGCGGCCATGTTCGGCATCGGCTATCTCGCCGGCGGCCGCAGCGACCGCGACGACCTGGAAGACGTGAGCGCGCTTGGGTCGGGGTGGCGGAACACGGCGGCGACCATGATCATCGCGGTCCAGAACTTCGGCGCCGCCCCCGAAGTGCTGGCTATCATCACCATGGTCAACACCTTGGGCATCATCCTGCTGCCGGCGCTCGCCCGCGTGCTGAGCCGCGACGCCCCCGGCTTCACCACGACCCCCGGCCGCCCCAAGCCGGGCCGATAACCCTTTGCCCGCCCATCCCGCCTGAAAGGTCCGCCCCATGTCCGACACCGCCCGCAAGCCGAACCTGCTGATCCTGGTCGAGGACCAGTGGCAGGCCCACATGCCGGTCCCCGACGACCTGCCGCTGCCCGCCTGGCGGCGGCTGCACAGGGAAGGCGTGGCCTTCAACCGGGCCTATTGCACGGTGCCGATCTGCACGCCCTCGCGCGCGACCATGTGGACGGGGCAGCACGCCAAGAAGATCGACATGTGGGACAACACCAACTACGCTTGGCTGACGAAGGGGATGGACCCAGACATCCCGACCCTCGGCGACATGCTGCGCGGGCAGGGTTATTACACCGCCTTCAAGGGCAAGTGGCACCTGTCCAGGCTGGACCGCAAGCCGCATCCTCTGGAGGATTTCGGCTGGTCCGACACCCAGGAATGGGGCGACATGTTCGGCGGCCCCCTGCAGGGCGCGCAGCTCGACACCAGCGTCGCCGAAGAAGCGGTGGACTGGCTGGAACACCGCGCCCCGACGCTCGACCAGCCCTGGGCGCTGGTGGTCAGCCTGATCAACCCGCATGACGTCATGTTCGTGGTTCCCGACAAGGGCATCGGCGGGCTGGATGCGGGCTTCGCCTCGGCCAGCCAGCATCCGATCCAGCAAAGTCCCTTCTTCCAGAAGGAATGGGACGTCGCCATGCCCGACAATCACGCCTATGAACAGGACAAGCATCCTCCGGGGGTCGCGGCCTATTACGAATACCTGCGCATCCATTTCGGCCATATCCCCGAGGATCGCACCGACCTGTGGCTGAAGCAGCGCAACTACCTGCTGAACTGCATGCGGCTGGTGGACATGCAGTTCGACAAGGTGCTGCAGGCGATGGACCGGGTCAGCGGCTGGGACGACACCGTGGTCATCTATACCGGCGATCACGGCGAGATGAACGGCGCCCACAACATGACCCAGAAGGGCGGCATCACCTTTGACGAGGCCCAGGTCGTGCCCCTGATCATCCGCGATCCGCAGGGCCGGCGGGGGGCGCGGACCGAGGCCATCGGCTCGCTTCTGGACCTGGTGCCGACATGCCTCGATTACGCCGGCGTCCCCGAGGAGCGGCTGCGCGCCGACTATCCCGACCTTCCCGGCCGCTCGCTGCGTCCCTTGACGACGGCGCCCGAAAGCGCGGGTCCCCGCGGCAGCGCCGAGCAGCCGGGCAGCGGCGCGCTGACGACATGGGACACGCTGCACGCGCTGGACAACGACTGGGCGCTGACCGGGGCGCTGGCGCAACTGACCGACCTGCAGGGCGGCGTGATGACGCCCGACGAATGGCTGGCCCGCATTCCCGAGGTCGGCGCCGAATACGGCGCGCCCGATTTCGGCAAGCGCAACTTCCACCGCAGCCTGACTGACGGGTGCTGGAAGATCGTGCGCTGGTTCAGCCCCGACGAGTACGGCAACCCCGCTTCGGTCGAGGAACTGCGGGCGTGCAGCGATGTGGGCCTTTACGATCTCATCAACGACCCGGGCGAGACGGAGAGCGTGGCCGACCCCGCCCACCCGCGCCACGACGCGCAGGCGCTGGCCGAGATGACCCGCAAGCTGCACGAGCTGGTCGCGCGCGAGCTGGGCGAGGACCTGCGGCCCTTCGACCCGGCGATGTTCGCCCCGGCCGACGCCGGCTGACCCCGTGGCCCGCAATCTTCGCAAGGATGCGGTCGCCGGAGTCTCGGTTTCGCTGAGCCAGATCCCCACCATCGTCGGCTTCGACCCTGGCACGGACAACAAGCTGGCCAATGCGCCGCCACGAACCGGGCGCCACGCTGATCGAGGTAATCGACGGCTATGCCCGGCGGGTCGAGGCGGCGGGCAGCCTGCTGCTCCTGTCCGAGCTGGGCGGGAACGCGGTGGCCCAGCTTCGCCGCACCCGCAAGATCGGGGTCCGCGACAAGGTCGGGATCTTCCCCGCCACCGAGAACCTGGGCGACCCGACCCGGCAGGCCGTGACCGAGGCCATCGCCCGGCCGGGAAGGGCAGAGACCGGCGACGACCGCTGAACCCGCAGCAGGCGGGCCAGCCGGAACAAGGCGCGCGCGCCCTGCGTTCGACCGCCATGCAGCCTGACACCTTCAGCCCCGATCACCTCGCATGGGCGGACGCGGTCCTGCGGATGGGGGCGGCGCTGGTCCTGTCACTGGCGCTGGGGCTGGAACGGTTCCTGCGGAAAAAGCCCATCGACTTCCGCCCCTTTGTCATCATCGCGCTGGCATCCTGCGCGCTGACGGTGGGAACCATCGAATTCGCCTATCGCGCCGTCGATGACACGATCTCGGTGGACCCGACACGGGTGCTGCAGGCGGTCATGACCGGCATCGGCTTCATCGCCGCAGGCACCCTGTTCCGCGAGGATTACACCGTCTATGGCGCAGGCTCGGCCACCTCGATCTGGGCCTCGGGCGCTATCGGGATCATCTGCGGGCTGGGGATGATCTGGCTTTCGCTGCTGCTGACCGGAACGATGCTGGTCGTGCTTCTGCTCAGCCGACCCTTTACCCAGGATTACACCATCCAGATGGACGATGACGCCGGCGGTCAGGGGAACGCGGACGGGCAGGGTGGACAGGGTGGAACCGGCAGTTCGGGACCGTGACGCCCCGGTGAGGCGGCGCATGGCCGATCCGGCCGGGGCTGCGCTGGAGGCGGGGGATCGCTTGGGCTGCGCCTTCATCCCCGGCGGCAGCTTCCTGATGGGGTCGGATGATTTCTACCCCGAGGAGCGGCCGGTCCGCCGCGTCACCGTTGCCGGCTTCCGGATCGACCGCACCCCCGTCACCAACGCCGCTTTCGCCCGCTTCGTGGCCGCCACCGGCCATGTCACCCTGGCCGAGCGGGCGCCGGACCTCGCGGACTATCCCGGCGCCGATCCGGCGCTGCTGGTTCCCGGCTCGCTGGTCTTCCGCCCGCCACCCGGTCCGGTGCCTCTGGACGACCCGCGCCTGTGGTGGGCCTATGTGCCGGGGGCCTGCTGGCACCGGCCCGAGGGACCGGGCAGCGGCCTGGCGGGGCGCGAGGATCATCCGGTCGTCCATGTCGCCCATGCGGATGCCGCAGCCTACGCTGCCTGGGCGGGCAAGGCCCTGCCGACCGAGACGGAATGGGAATATGCCGCCCGCGGCGGGTTTGACGGCGCGGCCTATGCCTGGGGCGACGATCCCGCGCCGGGCGGGCGCTGGCAGGCCAACATCTGGCAGGGCGCCTTTCCCTGGCAGGACCTTGCGCTTGACGGCTTTCCCCGGACCTCGCCCGTGGGGGCCTTTCCCCCGAACGGTTACGGCCTTTTCGACATGATCGGCAATGTCTGGGAATGGACGGCCGACGCGTTCCGCCTGCCCGGCGCACGGTCCTGCTGCACGCCGGACGGGGGCGCCACGGGTCCCGGGGTGGTCAAGGGCGGCTCGCATCTCTGCGCCCCGAACCATTGCCGCCGCTATCGCCCGGCCGCGCGCCAGCCGCAGGCCGCGGACAGTTCCACCAGCCATATCGGCTTCCGCTGCCTCCGGCGCGGGCCGGGTCAATCCATGGACGAAGAACCGGGCGGCTGAGTTCCTCGCCCGCCCCGGCCCTGCCCGTCGGGGGGCGTCCATGGTCCCCGCGCCCTCGGACGGCAGGGGCCTGCAGTC is a genomic window of Paracoccus sp. MC1862 containing:
- a CDS encoding FUSC family protein, producing MSRRPPSRRQVMRHLLHPRNLRGSLTLSPQPSLRNAALAGLQAAVAAAIALPLTLVSPWPHLIGFVALGVLVALFGRFAPPRSRNPILLQCALWQSLAVFGMSMAVWLGASAAGQLALLAFACGFFFLVCVTGRFGAPGPLIFVFAVGASMADSLTLAQVLERTAATAAAAAFSWAVCAASEALRHPPRPGRPFPAEPARPLPHRLMAAARITAGTALAAYASHALGANHPAWAAMGTLAVMQGTHLHISMNRALQRMAGTVAGALLAWAFLIQNPTAWAVIAALVLLQFVTEVVIGANYGLGQVLVTPMALLMTHLAAPHAAGAAMAPERVLDTLLGATIGICLAVVLSSLDDRRHLAGQRDARP
- a CDS encoding MarR family winged helix-turn-helix transcriptional regulator; the encoded protein is MMVPFQPCIVRPPDTEITCPVKGVAGGEEQDRARQVLGTAEDPRRAASDTTPTIRPAPTTPKNTAIDALTAGLRNRPFCRLCQTANLLNKTGSRALADHGVTTRQWAILGALAGPRSQGGIPVGDLAGLLMVSRQNLTGMLSRLEARGLITRTVDKRGKRSRLIRMTREGRQRWAAMQPRINAFHAAALAGFSNPDTNAAMHHLENLRQNFVALERARGGGG
- a CDS encoding sulfotransferase family 2 domain-containing protein; the encoded protein is MIISHRHRYVFVHIPKTGGTSLTLALERRLGPQDIVLSDTPKGLKRRRRVRGVAARGRLWKHSTLADIEGLVDPAIFSGYLLVTLARNPWARAVSYHRWLRLQSFENPAVTLAKALDFPDFLRQPLILSHMAVPVRHYLTDARGQEHPALILRLDDPGPGLAELEAHLGFPPGPLPRSNASGPPGVDWRGSHDAETRALIAAAAAEDIARFGWSFDG
- a CDS encoding AMP-binding protein encodes the protein MSGTVFDAAELDRIRGLTRLGVGRNDVVTCQLPDSWQFVVTYPGCARIGVVFNPVMPIFREHELSLMLGHRESKVFIVPKDFATSTTRRWPRG
- a CDS encoding AbrB/MazE/SpoVT family DNA-binding domain-containing protein, whose amino-acid sequence is MRITIKGQVTIPQPIREAAGFHPGTEVDFLMGDDGLVRVIPSDRLREDRGQAVRQAIARLRGSADAGMTTDEIMALTRG
- the badI gene encoding 2-ketocyclohexanecarboxyl-CoA hydrolase; the encoded protein is MTYEDILFDKTHGVATITINRPDKMNAFRGRTVEEIIHAFNRAGWDREVGVIVLTGAGERAFCSGGDQSAHEGQYDGRGTIGLPMEDLHSIIRDVPKPVIAKVRGYAIGGGNVLCTICDFTIAGESAQFGQVGPRVGSVDPGYGTAFLARVVGEKKAREMWYLCRRYKAHQALEMGLVNAVVPDDQLDAEVDRWCAEILEKSPTAIAIAKRSFNMDTEHQRGIAGMGMYALSLYYDTDEAKEGGLAFKEKRKPDFRKHYMRRG
- a CDS encoding MarR family winged helix-turn-helix transcriptional regulator, with amino-acid sequence MSDPLALRARFGLRFSLLARRWRRVLDARLAQVGLTDATWVPLVHLKESGGGITQKDLAARVGVDGSSLVRVIDILSREGLVERRRDETDGRARLVHLTRRGEQRLAGIRRELAKAEEAMLADLSDPEIAAMLAHLETIERRITTLERAGTKDAAE
- a CDS encoding AAA family ATPase, translated to MDSVLPPVALDELSVLSRRAATVIERLRERVFAPGTQKQLDLRFNVRTAAEMVGRSEKAIRDAEGDGRLPSPDKDEDTGRRRGYSLADIARMREVFGTLPHRAPDDPPLVLAVQNFKGGVGKSTVVTHLAQYFALKGYRVCIIDCDSQASSTAVFGLNPDVDVDEEEDTLYPFLRHGGPKTLHYALRATYWPGIAIIPANLGLYDAEYEFAARMARDPAFILDRLREGVDSIADQFDIILLDPPPALGMLSLSVLRAANALLVPAPPNNIDFASTAHFLKMLEATLAELSRHGGERQYSFVKILTSKMNEQKSAHQAIKRMMDAVFAQDMLMAVLKDSAEIDNASANLMTVYEMTGAATRTETHKRCRAYLDAVGREVELLARKTWPSHHRDLRKEGLL
- a CDS encoding type II toxin-antitoxin system VapC family toxin; amino-acid sequence: MTPVLVDSNILIDIATDDPQWAAWSAGALAREGQGARLVINPLIYAEVSVAHSRIETLDAALPEEVFAREPLPWAAGFLAGKVFVAYRRRGGARRSPLPDFYIGAHAAIRGYRLLTRDRSRYAGYFPKVELIAPEDP
- a CDS encoding ParB/RepB/Spo0J family partition protein, which produces MSKRHDAIFDDLLRDMDDPAPTAEKGGTRFLKRSNALADSGTREEKVLRWVDPATCVMWERHNRAYDLLNETNCRELIDSIRAQGQQEFPAIVRRRSGDGAEYEVICGARRHFAISWLRANNYPQFRYLVEVRDLTDEEAFRLADIENRDRADLSDYERARDYARALDLYYGGKQKAMAARLEVSEAWLSRYLYLARLPEVVVRAWPQITDLKELHARTLRPLLSDAEDRVLAEATAIAAEQDRARAGQGAPVPVPRVLARLKAATAPAAKVAAPSAKLRVRERGREVTLQFDRDIDEPTLRAELDRFLAERFG